TATATTTGAAACTGCATTTAcactaaatatttacaaaaaattcaatcattaatacatcaattttaatggctccttttctccactcaattttaataacTCTCTTTCTCCATTTTATACCCATCTCAcaactatttattaaaattcatgcttTCAAACCATACTACAATTTTCATGTATTGGAATATAAATAGATCGGCTTTAAGCAATTATTGGATCTCCATTTCTTTGGGAGATTCATTCACACTTCTTTTTTGGAGAGAGATTCACACTTTACCCaaatctttttattcatttatgcTCTGGTGGTGAGCTGGGCCTCCATGATTTACATTGGACCGCGTCCTAATTGGGGGCCcacataaataaaaacaaattaattcTATGATAATAATTCATTATAAGCTCAAATATATAACATTACCTCTTTAATAAAATGtatagttatttttttcttGATAAAATAATGTATAGTTATTATCCTTATGATTTGGTCCATTTTCAAGAGAACTCAACTGATCttgtaaattataaatataaacccTCATAAATGTGTGttaatattttatgaattaCACCTACCGATGCAGTAGCTGTAAGTCAacatgaatttaattaaagggggctattaatatatattaatattataatacaaataaattaaatagtatAAGTCCATCTATCACATATTAATATAGATTGATTAATCTTGAACTTATCTATAATCatctaatttttaaatatttaattaatatatctaATCAATCCAATCCATCATATATAAACCTAATTAAAGTTTTATTAAATCCtaattaaaaccctaattaactCGTAATAACTGATCATTAATTTATAGGCCACACCCGCACAAGAATTTTTTgtctttaaatttattgaaGGTATATCCTAAACAAGCAATCAATGAATGGTCATTCAATTTGTAGTAATTATTATGTTACAGaaattagaaaattataatttcccCTCAAACTCTAACTATAACTAATTAACCTATTTCTGGATTATGTCATCATCATACAAATATTAGAACTAGATTTCCGAAATTTATTATTGGAccataatttcattaaaaacacTATCCCTAAATAAGCTTGGGCACATTCACATCACATATTTCATTAGAgacaaatttgattttttcctCTAGTTTCTTTTTTCCCTTATTCCTCTTTCCACACAATGCAAACAATCATtcctatttttttattcttttttttcatttttttaatccatAAAATCTGTCGTTTCTTGATATTCACGACTATGATATATGTTCTAGAAATACGAAAACTCATTGGGTTTTTTGCAATATTTAAAGGTCGACAAATATGAACGCAGCCTTGATTTCAAAAATATGccaaattgaattttagtaatACAGAAACAGAATTCAGATAAGAATTAAATCATTAATAGCAATAGTATGGCTTACGCACGTGGCTCTCTCCCATTCCACAGTATTCTCTCCTTCTTGTTTTTTTATTCCACTGTATTCTCTCGTcccgcgaatcttgagtcaattcttttcgacacgaaaattaagaaaatagtatttagtgtgttaagggCGTGTTTGATTTTGCTTATAGGTTAAGCCCATTTAGTCTAACCCAAGTAAGTAATAAGCTCAGATGGCCTGTTAAGCTTTCTTAATTATAGCGTTTGAAATCTTTTATGTGATACAACATACCGAATCAGTGCGTTTAAAAACACATGGTCAGCCCATGTAAAAGCAGGTGAAATGACGTTAATAACCTCCAATTTTTAGCTTAATTCCATCCGTCAATTGAATAAGGTGGGTAATTTGGGGAAATGAATTTTTAGAATTAATTACTGTAGCTGCTCTGATAAATAAACTCACGCATACCCTCTCATCCAGATACATGGTGGAGCAGTAATTTTGAGGCCGGGCCCAACGTCAATGACGGGCTTCTGGTGAAACAAGCCTTAAATTTCAAACACTAGTTTAAGGATAACACAGGCTATAAACAAGCCTTAACAATAAAATCAAACACGgcttaagtgtggtaggtgaaaaagtgaaaaggtgaataaagggaaCTTTTTTTACCATATCAaaaaaatgactcaagattcgtgggcgATCGAAAAAGGAAAGTAACttaaaattcgtgggacggagggagtaataattttaaCATTCACGTTACAAATTACAATGAACTCGAATTGAAAACTTTTGATCCAGACATTAATCAATTCATCATTAAACTAACACATACTCCCATAAGCTTAGGTTGATTGGgattttcacaaagattaagaaaaatcattggaaatgaaaatatataagtaaatttcctAATATgctcatatttattatttaatgatgtattaaagtgggagtaaattaaagaattaaatagggatataatagtaaatgattaaaaaaatattactttttatggaaacaagcctatataaatgggacattcgaaaaaggaaaacaagcatAAGcttatgagacggagggagtatacaaTATTCACTCTTTCTTCTATTTTTAGGAATAGTAAGAAAGTGCATAATTTTCCTCTTTCTAATTCTActtattacataaaaaaaaaaatcctaattattacatgaaaaaaataataatttattgttaatATAAAGGCAAAATAATAAGTTATGCATCATTTTATTATTGAATTCTGCAACGAGACACTCATTCGAAGATAATTTATGTTTTAACATGAAACTAACCAAATCAAAATATactgaaaataataaattctaagGATAAAAGTGACCCTAATTACATGACATGAGTGATGACATAACAGCGCTTAACGATTCAAACCAAGAATATATTTCTTTAAATGACTTGaaatcaataataaattatattggtATATTCCCAATCCCTATGTTCTGGAACATACATATTTTATCACgagattaaaaaaagaaaaagtaaactTTCTACTATTTgtgattttcaattttatattgtAGCCTTGAAAATCCATGTGTAGTTGTATCTAGAGTTAAAAATCTAATACAACCATAAAATTTAAGTATTTTTAAGAAACCAAATGCAAATGAATAAATGCACGAGAATTCAATAAAATTGAACTAACAAATAATCAACTCACACTTTAATAGAACCGAATATCATATGAGGGGCTATTTAATTAAGATTTCATAAGCTTCCTAAAGCAAAGGTACAACCGTACAAAAtcaataattgaattaaattcaTCATACAAAACgcgataaaaataaaataattgcaATTGCGGCATTGATCAAATtgctcttttttctttcttctcaaaataaataaataattcctCTATTTACATCTTTGATTCCTAGTGACGGTCCTTGACGGACAAACTCaagatagatttttttttaataaaaaaataaaaagataatacAAGTACTTGGAGCATTGGTATCGCTCTATTCGATCGCCCCTACTCGAGTAGGGGAGAGATCGAGTAGGGCGATGCAGGCCTTGGTTACTCGAGGACTACTCGAGACGTCGAGTATCACCCGATGCCCTTTATTTCAGGCGTGTGTTGTACACGCgccttaattaaaaaaaagaaaaatctgaTTTTAAAACAAACGGCTAGTAGCCGATTTTcaattgctttttttttttttttaatagccAACGATAAATATTTTCGACAAATGAATGTTCAAGTGCAAATCAGAACAATCTACAGAGCTTGAATGAAAGTATTCTTAAACAATATAATTGGACGAGTAATAAAATATTGTCTTTTAAATAATAAGTCTCAAATTTTTATATTATCATATAAGGCagtattatttttcataatttaggGGTTAGAGGGCGGTGAGTTCACAGTTTAAAGTCATAATTCGCGAATCAGAACCGTAAATTTGCTATTTCGATCCATTCAGGAGTTCGATACGTAGGTTCGTTCAATTAAGACTTTGAGTTGTAGATTCTCGATTGAGTTGTGAACGatactcaaaaaaaaaatactccctccgtcccataaagcaagaccaagtttcaattttgatctgtcccacgaagcaagaccgatttctaaaaatagccaaaaatttaatctttattcgccttttcactttttcacctatcacacttaacacacaaaatatcaatttattaattctcgtgccgaaaagaattaggtcttgcttcatgggatggagggagtatgaagTTAGTATATTTAGATTTGAGATAAATTTATGATTTACTATATGTTAGTATTAAAAAAGCGTCAAATTCCGGAAAATTGCATATGGAATGTTCCATTTAGACCCTCAAAAGTCAGAATAGATAGTCAAGTTTCTTTGCTTGAATTTCACGACACCTTCCAacctcctctctttctctctcatctccctctctctctcctcacacCTCTTTAATACGCCGTTTCCGCCGCACACACTCTTTCAAAGCTTCAATTATCCCAACATATATTATCTCGCTCCAAAAATTCATGCTCCAATTGCCCTAATTCTCATCATGAAATCCCCCTCGCAGCTCCGCCTGATTCTCCTCCTCCAATCCCTAATCCTCCTCCTCAGCTCCGCCGGAGCTCAGCCGCCGCCGGGGAGCAGCAATGAGAACCAGTTGAACTACGCCAAGTTCAGCCCCTCGATGGCGATCATCATCGTCGTGCTCATCGCGGCGCTCTTCTTCATGGGGTTCTTCTCGATCTACATCCGCCACTGCACCGAATCCGGCGGCAGCGCCGCCAGCGTCCGCCGCGCCCTCTCCATGCGCggccgccgcgccgccgccgcgcgcGGCCTCGACTCCGCCGTGATCGAGACCTTCCCGACCTTCACCTACGCGGAGGTGAAGGACCACAAGATCGGCAAGAGCGCGCTCGAGTGCGCCGTCTGCCTCAACGAGTTCGAGGACCACGAAACGCTGCGTTTGATACCGAAATGCGACCACGTCTTCCACCCCGAGTGCGTCGACGTCTGGCTCGAGTCGCACACCACCTGCCCGGTCTGCCGCGCCAATCTGGTCCCGCAGGCCGGGGACGAACCGGTTCAGCCCTCGGAGCCGCCGCCCGCGGCGGCGGACAATCAGAGTTGTGACTCGAGAACCGGCGAAATCGCGGTCCAAATCGATGATAACCAGCGGAACGAACCGGACCGGACCCCGGGCTTTGATTTCCCGAACCGGCCCCCGAGGTCGTGGTCGGTCCGAACCTCGACCGTAGTCAGCTTGGAAAAGTTTAGGTCGCACTCGACCGGGCACTCATTGGTTCGACCGGGCGAGAATCTCGAACGGTTCACTTTAAGACTACCCAACGTGGTCAGAAAGGAGATGATGGACCGGGCCGTTTTGAACCGGACCGGGAGCTGCGCGGCGACACTGCCTAGGGAGAGGAGTTCGCGGAGGGGTTTACGAACCGGCGAGGGAAGCAGCCGGTGGGGTTTTTTCTCGAGAGGGTTGTCGGTGAAGTCGACCAAGGTGGTGGCGGAGGCCGGGGAGACTAGCGGGAGCAGCGGGCCACCGATGAAACTCCCTTCGTTCAAGTGTTTGGAGCCGAAGACCGACGACGAAACCGGTCTGATGTCGGAAAACCGGAATAATTCTTCGGTTTAAACGGTCGGCCGGGTCGAACGGGACATGTATCATTGTATATGTTTTCTTGTACACAATATTTGGCCcgtaaaaattgaatttttcgAGGTGGCTTAACAATGTTAGTCACCAATTCTTTTTCAAttctttatttaatcaatttttgtGTTTGAATTTCTTGCTCTTTGTGATATGTATAGTGATAGATTGTAGCATTGTTAAATATTGGATTAGATggcatattataaaaaataaaacacgaCCTAGAATTTTGTTTTGTAACATAAGAAAGAAGACTTGGTCGTATAGTTGAGACTTGACCTAGCCCATTGTATTTGCATAATCTTTCTTGGTAaggataaattaaaatattctcCATTTAGTAGAAATTTTTTCATGGGATAATTGTTAAATAAATTTCAACCTTTCAGCCTCATTGATTAGACTAGacctaattaatttttaaattatttcaataataattttctACTTATGTTGCTTTCATGCGAGAATGGAGCAATTCTCAAGATATCACAACTGATTTCTGGGGTACGTTTGATTTGAAGTATAAGAAAATGATaagctttatttaatactccataTCTTGTTCGCTTTCatgcaataaaaaaattatacatactATATAAAATTTTGGATTTCTCTCGAGcatggtataattttatactaaGAAAGAGTGTTATAATTTTGTACCACTTATAAAGATGGACACgtatattatcattcaaaacaaataagatataaaaaatattatcacccttttaaatagtaaatttatattatatagtaCTCATATTTTTTTAGAGGTATAGATAGCAAGCATCCCCTATTTTTAGATAATTGGATGAATTAATGATATATAGATgataatatattttcaaattattactACATAAATTGTTGatatattaatttcttttatattgATAACATTTGAATCTTATTTAGTTGTTTGAATATATTTGTTCAATAGTGAACATATATACATGATCACTTTAACAAATAGcatctattttatattttcaacacataaaatacatgtTGAGTATGTGATATTAGTAATCTACATATGTATTCATCTACAATGATAAGATGAGAAATAGAGtatttttcagtttatgaaTTGTCAATAGCTATTAAAACGCCGGCCTATATCTATGTGGCCACATTTACCTAAGTTAAAATACCAAATATAATTGATGACAAATGTGCCCCTAAGTGTAAGGCTTTAAAGGATTGCATCACTTTTGTCTAGAGAAAATTGGCATGGCTTCCAACTACATTActgtataaaattaatacttttTCTGTTCCCTAAATTTATATAGAGATTTTTTTTGCACATGATTGTATTAATAGTGAAAAAAAGATTTCTACattaaattattgtaaattATAAGAGTAAAATCATCCAATTATGTGTGAATagtgtttaaaaaaattatatatagaaatataccaaaatataatttattgtgaCGGGGCAAGTATGAAGCCTCACTTATCATAATAAAATACTTTCTTCGTCCACAAAAAGTGTCTGATGGAGTGGAtggcatgaattttaataaaaaaaagttagaagatgtgattttagtgttaaagaTTAGTATTAAGCCCACGTGAATGAGATTTAAAGTATAAATGAGAAttctaaaaaaggaaaacacataATTTTTATGGACAGACGAAATAGTAGTAAACACACcatctttgtggacggatgtAGTATGAAACAAAAAGGTCAAAATTGTAATTGTTGTAATTTGGTTAAATCTCGATTTATCAAAATCAAACTATTTCTGATAGACTTAAGATTGAGAAATTAAGACCATTAATGGATCTTAGCACTCGCTTGCGCGCATAGATTATTGTAGAGGTTCATTAATTAGTTCATTAAATAACTAGGTAATTAGATTAATGAATGTTTTAATCTTACTTGATCTACTATTGAACCCTAGCACGTGTGAGTTTTCCCcctctaattaatttaaaacttAATGGGATTTTTCTTCCCGAACTTATTATATTTATCTAGTTGAttgttaaaatatttgaattaaaatattttcataaactAGCTAGGTAATTAGCACGTGCGATGCTGATACAAGTTGTGGGTTTAGATAGTATTTATGTATAAAAAGAAATAGATAAATTGTATCAAAGTTTTGAAGAAATTTGGGTACAAAATAATTTTGGATGACATTGTGGTATTTTCGATAATTAACTCTAAATTAATTTACTTATTGTTTGAGTAAGTTATTTCTCTAGGAAAATGAAGCAAATGCATCATGATATTGATATGTCCAAAGTTAGTGTGACCACTTATTTGGCAAGTCATTATTAATTTGATAACGAACTACAACTAGCTATTTAACATAATTAATTGAGAAGTTAATGTATCACGACAAGATAAAATATTATACTCTTCTCGTCtcaaaaaaatatgaacatttgtaagcagcacgaattttaaaaaatgttagaTAAAGTGTATTGGGACATCcctatttattaaaaataaagatgaaAAGTAAAAAGATTGTGGTAGGGAAGTAtaccaaaataaaattattcgtgtttttgtgagacaacctaaaatgataaaatgatcattttttttgtgaaacGGATGGAgtagttttttcttttcttttctgatcAGAGGCATATTATagctaattattaattagttattGATTTTTCTCTTTGTGATTTGGTTTCTAATTAAAGAAAAGTTGGCAGAGATTAATTATGTTGGAGGTGAAGCCCCATAAATTGACACGACAAATTGGAACAAGAAAAATCTGATTTTGGATTGGCTATATATATCAACTTTTTTAGTTTAAAAATGTTAGAAAATGATAACTACCTATGAGAACCATGCATCTTTAGACTTTGATGCGTGTGCAATTAATAGTAGgtaaaataaatttatcaaaaaaaaaaaatagtaggtAAAATAAGTTACCATTAACAAGTGAAAAAAAAAGTTGGATCTGTGTATTGGATCAttgtgaaatatttttttatcattatatatatgacagtatcaaataaatatatataaggcTTACAGGCCACAACCCGTTACACAATGCAAACATCATAATAAATGTGTAGAGGATTTACTTTTTGGAATGTAACTTTCGAAATTAAACAATTTGGGAATATATGTTACTAtctaaatttcaattttatctttGGAGTTTCACTGTTTAGATTCATTGAGCTTCTCGAAATTCAAACCGTTAACGAGGACCCTTCCCTAAATAATACGTTATTTGATTAGCCTCTCATCGAGCGTGACAAAAAGCAAGAACTACATGCTCCCTGGCATGTAAAAGCATCGCATGGCATGTAAAAGCATCGCAAAGCTCGTGATACAAAGAATGTAAACCGTTATAAGATTGATGCATCACGTGAATAGCTAACAAAAAAGACTTTTATCGGGGAAAGAGAGTATGCTCCTAACAGAACCAATGCAGAGTAGCACGCGCCACGCTCCaaataacatttaatttagtaaATTTGtaagattttaaaattatttattgaaAACTTTCTTCGTTTCTGAAAtgcatactcatattttcttatttggtccgtttttgaaatttatacacatttttttttttttggtaattatACCATGCACAATTCAGTCAcaataaaaattgaatctttattccactcacaaaaATTAGATCAATATTTTAAATCTGTTGCATTCTTAAATGTGTACGCATTTTAGTGACGGATGAAGTAGtatgtaatttatttaaaaaaaaatattcaatctttGTACTATGCAAAATTTGAAATAAGTTTAATGCTAAATTCCATAGCCAAACCCACTTCTCCAAGCCCAATAAATTTGAACCCAAATCTCTCTTAAACCCTAGAAATAGATGTAGCatggtttttaaaaaaattgaatggaATAGCAAAGCTAGAACAGAACTGAGGGAAGCTATCAAGAGAAGAAGATAAGCACAAGATATTTAAATATACAATACATTaatgatagataaaaataataatttaaattgatATACCAATTTTGATAGATTAATTTTAAGATTTATTTGATTATTCAATTTGGTAAAGACAATAATTTACTTTTTTGGGTTGTAAGAGATGGGCTCAAGTTTGTAACATGACAAAACTAGTTGGCTATTCACATTGGCCCACAAACAAAATTTACTTTGGGTTCACAAATGAATTGGCTGAAATATATTTGGGCTTTAAAACTGATTTcctcttatttttatttatgtatttattttttatttttttatttagctTCATGAACAAGAAGAAAGAGGAGAACTATCGTCATTtcctttttaatttctttttggcgtatttatttatttcaagaaTAAGATAGGGTGCATCATTTATGGAGTCATCAATAAGCAATAAACACTGCAATTCAAAATATTCACGTAAATTTAAAGGTCCAAAATCACAAAATACCGTCGCATGAaacatgacacacttcttttcggcacgagaattaagaaattggtattttgtgtgttaagtgtggtaggtgaaaaaagtgaaaatgtgaacaAATGATAacttttttactatttttagaaacgtgtcatgcttcatgggacagaccaaaaaaaaaaaaactgtgcCATGCTtcgtaggacggagggagtaattaaaaTATCATTCCAAAATCACTCTCgtgcttttttttttgtcatttcaaaataaatctAAGAAATAAAGCAGTCCAAATATAAGAAAAGATATTCTCAACCATCTTATTCAAGATTGAAGTgacatttaaaatattttcaataggAGCATTTAATAACATCTAGTTCAACATCAAAGTAGTAATGATCTTGTATTggcaataataaaatcaaactcCATCAACCTTTaatattcataaataaatatcaAGGAAAGCAATCTTTAGTTTGAAATCAAGCAAACAAATCCCCCAAATCAACGTTTGTCGAGTTAAAATTCAACCATCTCGAATCATTAACTTCATATAAAATTTTCCaggtttaaaaaaaatgttcgTGAAGAAAAGTATGAAAGAATTCCTAAATGTATCTATCAAAATGATTCGTTTACTTGATAGTATGACATAAGGCTTAATATATTTGATTGAtatgttttatattatataaaatatctaTATTATGTTTGATTGGATGTATTAAATCATCtattttatgaataaattatggTAGGAGAATGACTTTTGAaagtttaatatattaatttgttgtAGGAAGTTGAAATTAtggtaatttaattaattattaaattaataaatgatgtaattaagatttattttgcatATCTCACCTATAAGATGATATACAAAATCTCAATGGTCTAAATAATACTCTCCACATGTCGAATCCTTGCTAGCTTTATAATGAGCCTtgtattttgaaacaaacaTAGTATTtcatttgtaatttatttttgtcgttttgggacgttcacaaaaaatatcTATTTCTATTTATGGATAATATCCGGCCCATCTCATGGTGGGCTTCTTTCTTAACTGATTATTAACAATATCTTTTAAATGGATTATTTCTTCACTCATAATACATTCAACCACTTTGATTAAAACTCGATCGTGTCATCCCTTTCTAAGATTACTTTTTGTGAATGAATAGAGTATTATATAGCGacaaatatattatactccACCTAACAGCAACCTCACCCGCGAGCCTCATTTCGTGCTCCTTGGTGGGGCCCTTCGTCCGAGCCACCAGACTTTGCAACAATCGAGCCTCACCTCACAGCCCGATTCCTCTCATACCCTTCGACGGTGTTTGCACGCACCTTTCTCTCCCCTCTTCTACGCTCTGTGGGTGCTCTAATCATCTCTATCAAACAAATCTAAAAAGTATTGATCCTATATATACAACAAAAAACTTCATATGTACCTCAAATTTCATGCCCTACCAAATAAATCCAAAAATATTGATCCTATACAATAAAGCTTCGTATGTACCTCAAATTTCATTGTACAACTAGGATTGACTCGATTATATAGgttttatcttatttaaatccacaaaaatgtaaatataaaaataccaacgcaatattaaaaaaaaaaaaagataaaaatagaaaaagcgAAGAGCTTTTGTAGGTTAGGATCGGATGGTGGGCCCCGGGCATGTGTTTGTTTTGAATTTTCTTGGCTTCGTTCAAACCTACTTTACTGTCGAAAGTAGATTTTGAGAGCGTCGAAAATAACGCACCCACGCtttcatataaaattattacaaaatttaataatttatttaacacCATCTTACACTTATCAGTCCAACTTATGTACGATTTGACCCAGATATTTTCTTGGCTGATTTATAGGTGTCTGTCTCTGATTGGTTCAACAAATATATTTTGATGACGTCATTTATTActattaatgatattttatgtCTCAATATTCACCAAATCATTAAATTCCCTTCAATTTCATTATTGTTTAcaaaatatctttttattttctccaaaaaaatatcttcaattttcattttctatttaaaattaacaattttaatcatttttcaGAAAACACTTTGTCGTACAAAAATCAGCAATTGAATAATGAGCCACGCCGCCGAATTCATTAGTGTAAGTATTTCTTTTCCGATTCGCCCGATAAAAACATCGCTCCATCTAAAAATGTGGCGAGATGATTCATTATTTCGTCGTTAAACGCTGAAAGTTGAGGGTTAAATAgaaaactaaaaattaattgaagatatttttcagaaattatTGAAAGTCTGCGATACTTTGTGAAAAGCGCTGAAAGTTAGaattttttaagagaaaatgaaagtttggaatattttgtaaaaatgcaaaaaattgAGGacacaaaacataattaatcGTTATTTATATGAAAATTGTTCATGTGTGTGGACtcatatttaaaatagtgtaaTGTAATGATTTAAAACTTGAAATAAGTCAAATTAAATGGGACTACTGGaatataatatttaatcatttttatttttccaagTTTGTCTAGGAAAAATATCAATTAATAATTGCAGCATCTTATCTTACCATATAAAGTTGTAGTATGGTGTATATTAATGTCAATCAATAAATTATTCAGGCCCTAAGATTTGTCGTTCTGCGCTAGTTTTGAGGGTGTGGTTTTCAATCCTTTAGATAAGGTTTAAGCTTCCAACACTAGTATAGTTGTAAATAGCAAGAATCATACTCAAGTTGACATAGTATttagataaaataattaaattaagggttaattgcttttaaatagataaattatgtaaatatttatttttaacgagATTTTTATTTTGGTCAAATAAATAGTATAAATTAGTAACTTTTTATAATTTAACTTGAGTGCTGACTCCAAAAGTTCGTTGGTCAATAATTTGATTGTCTAGAATTCGATGGGCAATTCAAATGTACCGTTGGAACTATATTGATAGTAGCTCTCCAGCGATACATATATTGTTGAGTTTTGATCACTGAAATGATCggaaaacaaaaatatatagaGTTTTGGGATATTAACTttcatatcaatttattttaccATTTTTGGTGAcaaaaacccaacaatataagtatcattagaaatATAATGTCAAGATTTTCCAACTATACCTTCAGATTGTCCATCGGAATTCGAAAAATCATGTTATTATATTAGCCAATGAATTTTTGGCtcatgtcaatttttttttaaaaaattatgtattttttgacaaaaataaataaataaatttgattaaaaatctaaatttggGTATAATTCTTGTATTTatcggcaattaaccctatgtCGCG
The genomic region above belongs to Salvia miltiorrhiza cultivar Shanhuang (shh) chromosome 5, IMPLAD_Smil_shh, whole genome shotgun sequence and contains:
- the LOC130985001 gene encoding E3 ubiquitin-protein ligase ATL6-like, with protein sequence MKSPSQLRLILLLQSLILLLSSAGAQPPPGSSNENQLNYAKFSPSMAIIIVVLIAALFFMGFFSIYIRHCTESGGSAASVRRALSMRGRRAAAARGLDSAVIETFPTFTYAEVKDHKIGKSALECAVCLNEFEDHETLRLIPKCDHVFHPECVDVWLESHTTCPVCRANLVPQAGDEPVQPSEPPPAAADNQSCDSRTGEIAVQIDDNQRNEPDRTPGFDFPNRPPRSWSVRTSTVVSLEKFRSHSTGHSLVRPGENLERFTLRLPNVVRKEMMDRAVLNRTGSCAATLPRERSSRRGLRTGEGSSRWGFFSRGLSVKSTKVVAEAGETSGSSGPPMKLPSFKCLEPKTDDETGLMSENRNNSSV